The Suricata suricatta isolate VVHF042 chromosome 16, meerkat_22Aug2017_6uvM2_HiC, whole genome shotgun sequence genome contains the following window.
CCCTAGTTTCTTTGGTTTTCCTCTGAGGCTCGACGGGGCCAGGGGAGGCCGGGGAGGGTGGGCATGTGGTCATCTATAAGAAAGAGGATGGCCTCCCTGCCTGCCAAGGTGGGCTTAAGGGCCCATTGGACTCCGAGCTCTGGGACCATCTGGGCCCCTAATTGCCCCACATCAGGCCATCTCCCGGACGCTGGGAACAGAGCAAGCACCCCCACCTTAGGATGGTTTGTGCTGGACGCCCCGCAGATCCTTCTCAAGTGCCTTTTGCTTATTCCTGCTTGTGCTGCTGGGTCTGATGCCATGTGCCCGTGACTTGGGCCTCATAAGTCTGTCTGCTCCCTGAAGCAGCAgacccagctccctccccacatGTAGTGAAGCAGCATTCAATAaggtgcattttattttcttgcaagGCTTTGCCTTTGCCCCTGAGGACAAGTGGAATTTCCCACCAGAACTAGGGGCTGGAGGGGGAGTCAATCCCCAGGTCTTGATCAGGTGAGGACTTGCAGGCTGTATCCCTGAGGCCCATCAGGAAGTGCCTGGGACCTCACCTCCTGTCGGGGGGTGGTGGTATGGTATCCAGCGAGGCCCAGGCAGGTGTTGCTGAGGAGAAAGGCCTGTTCCTACTGTATcctgccacccctccccgccGGCTGACCAACGGCCCTCGGGTCCACTTGCTTCCggggccccccaccccgccccccggaCTCCCTCCCCTGCAGCCGTTGGCCAGCTGCACAGCCTCAGCCCACGAGCTGTCGAGAAGCTGGCTCTGTCCTTGTTTCTCGGCGGCCCTGGGAATTGCCTCTAATCTCCTTTCCGCCTTCCCCCTGCAGATGGTGACGATGACCCGCAACTCTCCTGGGTGGCCTCATCTCCCTCCAGCAAGGATGTTGCATCACCCACGCAGATGATCGGAGATGGGTGTGACCTTGGCCTGGGCGAGGAGGAAGGGGGCACGGGCCTGCCGTACCCTTGCCAGTTCTGCGACAAGTCCTTCATCCGCCTGAGCTACTTGAAGAGGCACGAGCAGATCCACAGCGACAAGCTGCCGTTCAAGTGCACCTACTGCAGCCGCCTCTTCAAGCACAAGAGGAGCCGGGACCGGCACATCAAGCTGCACACGGGCGACAAGAAGTACCACTGCCACGAGTGCGAGGCGGCCTTCTCCCGCAGCGACCACCTCAAGATCCACCTGAAGACCCACAGCTCCAGCAAGCCCTTCAAGTGCACCGTGTGCAAGCGCGGCTTCTCCTCCACCAGCTCGCTGCAGAGCCACATGCAGGCGCACAAGAAGAACAAGGAGCACCTGGCCAAGTCGGAGAAGGAGGCCAAGAAGGACGACTTCATGTGCGACTACTGCGAGGACACCTTCAGCCAGACCGAGGAGCTGGAGAAGCACGTGCTCACCCGCCACCCCCAGCTCTCCGAGAAGGCCGACCTGCAGTGCATCCACTGCCCCGAGGTCTTCGTCGACGAGAACGCGCTGCTCACCCACATCCACCAAGCCCACGCCAACCAGAAACACAAGTGCCCCATGTGCCCCGAACAGTTCTCCTCGGTGGAGGGCGTCTACTGCCACCTGGACAGCCACCGGCAGCCCGACTCCAGCAACCACAGCATCAGCCCCGACCCCGTGCTGGGCAGCGTGGCCTCCATGAGCAGCGCCACGCCAGACTCCAGCGCCTCCGTGGAGCGCGGCTCCACGCCGGACTCCACCTTGAAGCCGCTGCGGGGCCAGAAGAAGATGCGGGATGATGGGCAGGGCTGGTCCAAGGTGGTCTACAGCTGCCCCTACTGCTCCAAGCGGGACTTTAACAGCCTGGCCGTGCTGGAGATCCACCTGAAGACCATCCACGCGGACAAGCCCCAGCAGAGCCACACATGCCAGATCTGCCTGGACTCCATGCCCACCCTGTACAACCTCAATGAGCACGTGCGCAAGCTGCACAAGAACCACGCCTACCCCGTGATGCAGTTCGGCAACATCTCCGCCTTCCATTGCAACTATTGTCCCGAGATGTTTGCCGACATCAACAGCCTGCAGGAGCACATCCGTGTCTCCCACTGTGGCCCCAGCGTCAACCCGCCCGACGGCAATAACGCCTTCTTCTGCAACCAGTGCTCCATGGGCTTCCTTACCGAGTCCTCCCTCACGGAGCACATCCAGCAGGCCCACTGCGGCGTCGGCAGCGCCAAGCTGGAGTCCCCGGTCGTGCAGCCCGCACAGTCCTTCATGGAGGTCTACTCCTGTCCTTACTGCACCAACTCGCCCATTTTCGGCTCCATCCTGAAGCTCACCAAGCACATCAAGGAGAACCACAAGAACATCCCGCTCGCCCACAGCAAGAAGTCCAAGGCGGAGCAGAGCCCGGTCTCGTCCGACGTGGAGGTGTCTTCCCCGAAGCGGCAGCGGCTCTCGGCCAGCGCCAACTCCATCTCCAACGGCGAGTATCCCTGTAACCAGTGCGACCTCAAGTTCTCCAACTTCGAGAGCTTCCAGACCCACCTGAAGCTGCACCTGGAGCTGTTGCTGCGGAAGCAGGCGTGCCCCCAGTGCAAAGAGGACTTTGACTCCCAGGAGTCCCTCCTGCAGCACCTGACGGTGCACTACATGACCACGTCGACCCACTACGTGTGCGAGAGCTGCGACAAGCAGTTCTCCTCCGTGGACGACCTGCAGAAGCACCTGCTGGACATGCACACGTTCGTGCTCTACCACTGCACCCTGTGCCAGGAGGTCTTCGACTCCAAGGTGTCCATCCAGGTGCACCTGGCGGTGAAGCACAGCAACGAGAAAAAGATGTACCGCTGCACGGCCTGCAACTGGGACTTCCGCAAGGAGGCCGACCTGCAGGTGCACGTCAAACACAG
Protein-coding sequences here:
- the ZNF423 gene encoding zinc finger protein 423 → MEDESIYTCDHCQQDFECLADLTDHRAHRCPGDGDDDPQLSWVASSPSSKDVASPTQMIGDGCDLGLGEEEGGTGLPYPCQFCDKSFIRLSYLKRHEQIHSDKLPFKCTYCSRLFKHKRSRDRHIKLHTGDKKYHCHECEAAFSRSDHLKIHLKTHSSSKPFKCTVCKRGFSSTSSLQSHMQAHKKNKEHLAKSEKEAKKDDFMCDYCEDTFSQTEELEKHVLTRHPQLSEKADLQCIHCPEVFVDENALLTHIHQAHANQKHKCPMCPEQFSSVEGVYCHLDSHRQPDSSNHSISPDPVLGSVASMSSATPDSSASVERGSTPDSTLKPLRGQKKMRDDGQGWSKVVYSCPYCSKRDFNSLAVLEIHLKTIHADKPQQSHTCQICLDSMPTLYNLNEHVRKLHKNHAYPVMQFGNISAFHCNYCPEMFADINSLQEHIRVSHCGPSVNPPDGNNAFFCNQCSMGFLTESSLTEHIQQAHCGVGSAKLESPVVQPAQSFMEVYSCPYCTNSPIFGSILKLTKHIKENHKNIPLAHSKKSKAEQSPVSSDVEVSSPKRQRLSASANSISNGEYPCNQCDLKFSNFESFQTHLKLHLELLLRKQACPQCKEDFDSQESLLQHLTVHYMTTSTHYVCESCDKQFSSVDDLQKHLLDMHTFVLYHCTLCQEVFDSKVSIQVHLAVKHSNEKKMYRCTACNWDFRKEADLQVHVKHSHLGNPAKAHKCIFCGETFSTEVELQCHITTHSKKYNCKFCSKAFHAIILLEKHLREKHCVFDAAPENGTANGVPPATGKKAEPADLQGMLLKNPEAPNSHEASEDDVDASEPMYGCDICGAAYTMEVLLQNHRLRDHNIRPGEDDGSRKKAEFIKGSHKCNVCSRTFFSENGLREHLQTHRGPAKHYMCPICGERFPSLLTLTEHKVTHSKSLDTGTCRICKMPLQSEEEFIEHCQMHPDLRNSLTGFRCVVCMQTVTSTLELKIHGTFHMQKLAGSSAASSPNGQGLQKLYKCALCLKEFRSKQDLVKLDVNGLPYGLCAGCMARSANGQVGGLAPPEPADRPCTGLRCPECSVKFESAEDLESHMQVDHRDLTPETSGPRKGAQTSPVPRKKTYQCIKCQMTFENEREIQIHVANHMIEEGINHECKLCNQMFDSPAKLLCHLIEHSFEGMGGTFKCPVCFTVFVQANKLQQHIFAVHGQEDKIYDCSQCPQKFFFQTELQNHTMSQHAQ